CCAGCCAGCGAAAGAGCTCATGGATTCAAGGTCCCCATTGCTTCGGCCATTGGAGCAACTTTAATACAACTTTACCAGGCAGCATCCTTTGCAGGTAAAGACTCATAGTCGGCGCCAAATGGGTTCAACCAAGTAGCCGCGTTACGCTTTCAGTTTGGTCAGCGCACAGAGGGCGCACATGAACATCAAGTGAAAGGCAGCTTACCACAAAATTACGATGTTCAGATCAGTTCACAAAGAAATACGATTAAGACTGTAAATACCGAGTATAGTACGACaaaaagcacggtgcaattgcacgtaagcggttgcgctcgaagcggtgcggtggagcgtagcggttaataTCGGGGAGAACCCctcgctagcaccattcatcgaTGCAGTGCGCGATggcccatctcgattccaaccgcggtatccaccgcgccgcttcgagtgcagccgcttatgcaactgcactcTATGGTTGCGACCACGCTCAGTTACCTTTAATTGTCCTGAAGAACGGCGTGCGAAACTGCCTTTGCGATCGAATTTTCACGTGAGACACCTGCCAACGTGTTACGCATGCGAGCGTGGGCGTACGCGCCGCGTCTATCAGCTAGCGGAAGAGTTGACGCCAACAgcgttttccacgccgttttccagGACAGTTGGCGGGCGGTTGCGCTCGTACCCTTGATCCACACCCCTGACCCTATCCTTTTGTGAAGAGATCCCAATACCGTCAAATTGTGGTGTGCTACCTGTAAGGAAATGAGTGCGCTGCGGCACATGCGTCATGGCCACTCGGTTGGATACATTGGTCTCGCGGCGAACTCCAACTTGTCTCcaagaaataacaaatttaGGGCGGGTGTGTGAAATCACAACAACAATTACCATACCTCAGTCACAGTTCAGAGTCACAGACTGGGAAATGCTGCCTCCTTCCACTCCTCTTCATCTCGATTGGCGTTTTCGACTTTTGGACGACAagttggcttttttttctcgtgttaTGAGGTGAACAAGCGCCATCCTTAATTCCTGTATAGCAACTATTTTCGGTCTAGCTTGATTTTGGGTGGATaagaattgttatttttattgaagagCCATGCGGAAAAAGACTGGAGCCATGTACATGGAGCTCCATATGTATATTCTCTTTGTGCTAGTTACCTCAGTCCGTGACAACGCATATgatcacaaaaataaatcctTACGCAGGTCTTGCCACGATTTCCTCCTTATCTGTCGCGATGGACAAATGTATGCACCAAGAGAagctttgtatttttgttctcctttctttcGCGAGTTTTTCAATGGTAGTGGACGTGACTCTGAGAAAATGGAGTTAATGGATGTAGCGGTCGAAGCTGCGAGAACGGTTAGTTCAATCTCTAAAAATAAAGCGATTTCTTTAATGCTCGGGAGCACtgctttaaaaatgaaaaagagtttGTCAACCGATAAGCGGCTACATTGTCGAAGAGGACTAACTCCGTTACATTATTTGTGCAAAAGTCAAGTTTTACACGGGTCCCAGGTATGTTATAATCCTGTCAAACGACCTACTCGTAACCTCTACTCGTGGGGAGACCCTCGCAGCTAACAACTAGCCGTGTAAAAAGCACTTAGAGTTAGCAAAGATCTCACCTCAAACAAAACCGGTTAGGGAACTGCCTTACAAACCTCGTTGTTTGACCCAACCGTCCAATATTATGAGTTtgtaaaaatgataaattctCACAAGTCGATCTGTTCCGAATTCGAAAAGTTAGGGcatataaattttaaaaaattgcaatttctTGGCATGAATGTTCGTATATGAATACGAATTATGAATATGCTGTTTTCACCGATTCAGGTAGTTACTTATATGGTCACGTCGACGTTCTCCGCTCCACCGTCCATATCACCTTCGCTCGCCAGAGACATCTACAACCTGGGAAACAGGTTCCTTATAATATCTCAGAAGAACAATTGTTTCAtaagagttgtctgggagatTTTCGAATacatttgaaggatttttaaaGGTTCGATGTTATGCAACTCAGTGGATTGATGGTAGCAGTAGAACGGCTAGGGTACATGGATGTTATTGAGGTAGAGTGAATCACTCACTTCGTATCAAAGGTTCAACTCTTCCAGCTACAACTCTTTGATTCGATTGTTTTACACAACTAAGATTTtccttaggaaaaaaaacctgatttTGCACGTGTGACTTTCTATACACTTTCACGCGGAAGTTTCCGACATCCGCTGCAAATGAGAAAGCTCGGAACTGATTGTGCTCACAATATCCAGATTCATCGGTTTGTGGTCGGGTAGGGAGTATAGATGGGACCCGTATTTAGGACGGTGTGAGACTTTGCCAGAACACGGATGTAACGCTAACATATTGCAAAATCCAAATCTGAAACCAGTTAGTAAAACAGCgctaaaacaagaaaacaaacaacaaaaaaagtgcttaGATTATGCACAAGAAGAGGCACTGGCTGATTGTATACTTTCTCTTCTGAAAACCGTTCACAGATTTAATTTATATGCTGAAAGGGTGCCATATTCGTCCTGAGCGTGTGAATTAACCCCAGAAGTAGTCCCGATCGGCTTAAAAGTTGAACGATTGAAAATAATGTCGGAAATGAGTACAATGGTACTTAGAAGGGCTGGCCCCTTCTTAGTATCATTGTACTCATTTATCACATCATATTTTTTATAGAACCAGTTGAGGGTCAGCAATATTCGATTTTTTAGCGAAGAAGCGGTTGTGTATTTAGATTTGATAGATTAGCTACAATATTAAAATTTAGCTTAAGACTGGCATGATTGGTTGAAAATATGACTAAAATTAAATAGAATGGTTTATTGAAAGTGTggttttatttaaaagcaCTCTAGACGAGCAGTTAGTTTTTCCAGAACAACGAACTTATGGACGTGCTTATTGAGTGGTTTGTAACAGCACACGAATGCCacatgaataaaattcaaaatgcaGCAGTTGCGTATCTCACCACACTTCATCAAGCGCAGTACCTTTCTGAATACGGGGATGGAGAGGTAGGTTTTCTTTCCTGGTTTCCAATAGCTTGCTCGCATGTTTTGTAATTATGTAATCGAGCGAAGTGTGTAATTTAGGTGCCTAAACCTCGTTTAGCCTCCGAACGTCTTAATCGTGGCCACGGAGGTTTTAGGACAACACCTCATGTGAGTCTTGCATATTGGATGGACGAGGAGCCATAAAATATAGATttcatatattatttttttttattttatagtcTCTATAAGCGAAGCATCTGGCACTGTAACTTCGTGTAACTTCATTGTAAATCGCGTTCACCATAATGAACGAACACAGTGGGTGCCAAGCATAAATGCGcagaattttgtgatgtgctTAGGATTTCCTGCGCTTTTTTAATgcattaaaaattcaaataatgttGGGAAAGTGTTTCAGCAACGTGTCCTGAATGCACAATTCAGTGTGAGCTGCGTACGACAAATTGAAAGAGTTGAAGCTTAATTAatgaaagtaattaaaatgTTCAGCAACGCTTCTACAATGTAATTAGTCAATTTCTTCAGTTGTATACATCTCTTCTGATCCATAAATGTCAGCAATATTTTTCGGTTCTGGAATGATCACAAGAACTTTGGCGACCTGTATGAACAACCGAGCTGGATAAAACGTTCACTATTCGTCTGGGTGCGAATTGTTGCCTCTTTGGGTAAACTGAGCCCTGATGGCACTGAGGTTACTGCGGTCCCTGACTGCGGGACGGAGCGTTTCGCTGATGTGATGCTACTTTGTCCAGTAATCACGAACACattatttcgtattttcttCAATCCAACATCTGCAGTTAAGGTGGTTGGATCACTTCAACTCTTCAAAAGGAATTCGGAGAGTTACTGTTATTCTTTTATGCGATGACTCCCACAGAAACAGTTCCTGAACGATCCTACTCCAAGTAACTTGTCACGATAGCAGCATTTTTCTCAGGCAAAAACCGAGACCAGTGCTGCCGTGCGTCACTCCTTTTCATACTGACTTTATAGTGCACAATTTGGCAGGCAGTTAAAGTAAAATTGGATTTCGTGCTGAAATATGGAACAGGAATAAGACTAACACAAAAAGTAAAGATTTACCCTTGCTATTGGTCGCGCAGGCACAATCGGGCTACCCCGCATGGGGTAGCCTgattttcaagcattttctCTCACAATTATTACTTTTGGTGTTTAAAGTTGATTTCGCTCGATTACGTTCTGTTCGTTAATCGAGGTTTACGATGAACCAAAGATATAATACACAGGTTGTCTCAGCCAGATTGAAATAGAAATGTTCATGAAGcaatttctgaattgaaatacAATAGATATTGTCTTACTTATGTTGCAtaacacgaaaagaaaaatttaaataaccGGTACAAGTAAAACTTTGTTGGAAAACGatacattttttcaaactatgagaacgaaaaaacagttactgtttatttacatttaatcTACATCACACACGTCTGGGGTGAGCAAGTTCCAAAGGCAACAATTGTAGACAATGGTTTGGCAGTgttccaagaaaagaaaacatccaaAGCACCAAACCATAGCCGCAAATGCGTATTCAACAGTAGGGAAGAGTACCTCAAAGATATGTGGATTCTAACAGcaaacaattcaaaaatcGGTGGTGTCGGTGAGTATCATAAAGCATAAGACATGGACTAGAGTCGTGTCCGTCCACGGACTCGCCTTCTCCGAACGAAACGGGGAGAAGTGACGAACGTAGACAAGCAAACTAGACGGTAATCGACAATTGTTTTCTTAGAGTTACTAGATCTACACGCATCGTTGTATAGCAATGGCACGAATCGTTTCTGTTCTTCACGACATCGGTTAGCACCATCGTTTCACAAGCAATTTCATTTCGTGTGCCGTTTTCGAGACTGCAATAATACTGTCCACCATTCCTTGCATGCTCTTCAGCTCCGGATACTGAAACAGAACCAGATTATCTAGAGTAAAGTAGGCGTTTGAAGAAATCCTTCAGATGTGTATTTTGCCCCTACTCTAACGTGAAAAAAATGGGCTGCGTTAAAACAATTCTTTGAAACCACGCCACAGAGCTTTCCAGAACAATATGCTCAAGTTAGTGATCGGGCACAGACAcaaaagaattgaaagaacgacagcatcaagcaTATATTGACCCTTATTCCTCAATATCCATGGATGAGGAACTGTACACTGTGAAGGATGTAACGCTCTTCATAGCTGCCTAGCAAAGGAGCAAAATTCAGAATTAATTTGAAGGGAGCAAATGAGTTAACAGCAGAAACAGTTTAGGAAGTAAGAAACAAAACCGGAATATGTAGAGAAATATAACTAAACCTcatgctaagaaaaaaaaaagaattgcattcagaagtgaacaaaaaaatcacatccTTAACATGTGCAATCTAGGAACAATAAATGACACAGCCACCACCATAAGGAGTTCGAAGAAACTCCAAAAATTTGTAACCTAAGCTGAAAAGATTCGTTAAGCACAAGCAGGCTAAACGGTCAATCGGAGCATCATGTGCAAGAAGTATTGAACTACAGTATCAAGCTGATGttaatgtaaataaaaggaaaaaaaattgaaatttggaaTACGTAGGACCGAAGGAAGATGCAGAGAGGCTACAGATTACGAATTTAGTACTACGCGGAAGCGTGTTTGGGTTCAAAATTGGTCAAAGTTCCCCTGACTATCGATATCCACAGCGCTGTCCTAGAGAAGACCAAAGCACGGCACAAAACCTCCAAAAAAAGCGATGAATCCGTTATTTTTCCTGTCGCATAAATAGACCCAAGTCGAGATCATTTCTATCATGGTTTACGCCTCAATACAGTACTTGTAATACCACAACTCAGTCATAAACGGGTATCATGGATAtcaatcctaaaaaaaattgttaggcGTGTGACCTAACCAGAGGTTTCATATGGTCGAATACAGAAAAGTGTTCATGTAGTGTTTATTCCCTAAAACAAGGAATTCCGATTTGCTAAATTGGAAATGTTTCACATCGACTCGATACGTTCTAGAATTTCCTACAGaagtgtcaaaaaaaaatttccagctCACCTCTTCTGATGCCAACTTCGTTGCCTTCACGCACTCCTTGAGTAGTTCGCATAAGCGATCAGCACATTGTCGGAGGCTATTACTTGCTGACTGGTCGCCAACACACTGCGATACCGTATCACCGATGTAGATCAGCTTATGAGCCGCCAAAATAATCTAAATAACCCTGTATGGTAGGACTGCTTTTTGCATAGGATCTTGACACACATACCAGCTTCCCCTTCTGTACAAACTCTCGTGGAGGCAGATTATTTTCTACGGTTCCGAGGAATTCTTCAACCGCtaaggagagtgattccgtatGTTGGTCTAGTTGTGGAGCATAGAAGCGCACGAGTTGGCGGTCCTGTAATAAGAGGAGTCCTGCGGAAGTCTAATTTTGagcaaaacttttcaaataagTGATAAAGTCGCAGACATGAttaatatacaaataatcTACAAGTATGGACGGCTGCAGTAAATCCCGGAGTAATATATGAGGTCAATAAAAGATATGTGAAGAGAATTTCACCTCGTCACTAATATTCCCGTTGAATGCAAAGTTAACTGCGCCGTTGGATCGACCTGGTACAACGTCGTCCAAATACGCGTAGTCCTAGAATAAGAGCTTATCTTCGAGGTCCATAAGCTGAGCTAAACTAGCTATACGACATAGTATTGTGTATTTGAGCTCTGTTCAGTAAATTCTCTTAAAAACAAGTCGTGAGTCAGTTACCTGATACAAGCTTTCTCCTTCACTAACAACAGACTCGAGATCATCTTCTTCAATAATTCTGGTTTCCTGGAGACGATTCACGGACGACAGAGGTGGCCCATATCGTGATGAACTGCTTGGCATCGGCTTCGCGTAATCTCCGTTTGAATCCACTGAAGAGGTGGCCGATGGACGATCACGTGGCTGAAACTTCATCAAATACTACAACTGCAGCTTAAGATTCAAGCCTCTAGGAGCagtaatctttttttcgtttgctgAATGGCAGGCTTTATTTTACCTCATCGGCAAATGTAACCCGTCCTTTCGGTTTATCCCCATTGTGCTTGGTTACTAGAATAGAAGAGGGCTGTGATGAATCCGACGATGTCACTGTGGAGGTGGAGGATGAGGACAAACGTTTCGTTTCGTCCAAAAATGGTGGAGATCTGGAAGCAGAAATCCGTAAAACTCATAATAATGCACTAAAACAcaaggaaaatgaaacagaatGAACGTAataagaacacaaaaaatatattGCGGATTGAgtctaaaaattatttgatttattcagaatgcacttttttcaatattaAGGAGCGTAGATGAGGAAACATTTGAAgagtaaatgataaataaatcagTTTAATGATGatgattaattaaaatttaatgttGACGATTTTGATCAAATGATGATAATGTCTTAGGTAATGACAAATGATAAATGATACATCATTAAATGATTATTTCAGTTCAGAAAATATCCGCTAAAAATTTTGGAGCTTTTTAGATCAACAAAATTAACACCGTACCCAAGCGAATTCGCCGATTTCTCAGCCGTTTTCAGCTGAGACGTGATAATTGGTTTAGGGAATTCCGGTTTAATATTAGTCAACGGACTGAGGAATATGACAGTAGGAGAAGGAATAAGAAGTTGGGTCCACTGCAGAAGACGTCGACAATCGGACGGAGCCTAAATTCCTTTTCATCCAGCATAGATTCTGAAGTCGTACTCTCGAATCTTCACCTTACGAAGAGCAGCGATAAATTGTTCCAGAGCGTCCATGGAATGCGAGCTTTCGCTGTCTCTGGATAAGACTGAGACGGTCCAGCCAGCGCTGTCGAGGTTTTTTCGCAGTGTTGCAATCTGAGCTCTTGTATCGAGGAGAGGTTTCAGGAGACCGTCGAATTCTCAAAGATATTACGTTATTGTCTTCTTAGCAGCTGATAATAAACTACTGAGCAAAAGAAATCTACCATCAGCTTTCGGGTTCTTTCGATCGATTGAAATTCTACCGGTTCCGTCCACAAACATATCCAAGGCTTCCTGCGCCGTCGTGACCGCATCTCGAAGGCTATTCAGGTTCGCTTGGAGAAGGTGAGGTGCTCGCCACAGCTTAGGTGCTGTTACCTAAACACCAGCTCTTCAGACTTAGATGAAACCGGGAAAATGAGCGGCAGGGTCGGACCGTTGCGGATTCTCTACTTTTCTGTTGTTTCCCGCAATCTCTATCTAGTTTTGTAATTTATCCCATCATCTCACATGTCTCCATCTTTCACATCCTTAAAGACATTTCTGCGCACCACGCCAAATAAAAGGAtcattttcgggaaaaaatatcagaaatttcGTTCACAAAAATGTAGCTAGGCAAATTAATTCCAgcaattaattaactaattaatttccCTCTTAGCTATATACGCACGGTTCAGCTTTAGTGATTGAATAATTGTGAGTTATAAGTCAATATTTATCCAAATTTGAAGGAGTTTTGATGAAATTCTTTGCTGAATTTGGAAAATCGCCTCACCTTATCAATCTGTGAACAGGAGTTTTCGATCACTCTCAAACATTCGGTCATCTTCGAACAAACAATACGTTTTCTAGCCTGCACTGCTTCATCCACGATAtcactgaaatgaaaaaatatcctGTGCTGGATAgtcagaaaagaacaaaaatatggacatttcgaaaaaaaagtgatttgtcAGCTTTTTCCGAAACGAATTCTAATACTATGTTGTGTGGTGTAAATTGCCTCAGAGCTTAGGAACCAATGAATTGTTCCTTATCATTTACAGATTAAACCACTATTTCATT
The Necator americanus strain Aroian chromosome I, whole genome shotgun sequence genome window above contains:
- a CDS encoding hypothetical protein (NECATOR_CHRI.G2248.T1), yielding MSTNTEQDLIFIHFWKFPIQPSMGVIREIDVFSTIDGPVIHDWEIRVGPDTFGAFRAAGMRNRHVQLRLRPAMFRDHIAEATKCTFQMKVRDRQTGQELLTPEPCSITPPASERAHGFKVPIASAIGATLIQLYQAASFAGRVCEITTTITIPQSQFRVTDWEMLPPSTPLHLDWRFRLLDDKSCHDFLLICRDGQMYAPREALYFCSPFFREFFNGSGRDSEKMELMDVAVEAARTVVTYMVTSTFSAPPSISPSLARDIYNLGNRFDVMQLSGLMVAVERLGYMDVIENNELMDVLIEWFVTAHECHMNKIQNAAVAYLTTLHQAQYLSEYGDGEVPKPRLASERLNRGHGGFRTTPHQRVLNAQFSVSCVRQIERVEA
- a CDS encoding hypothetical protein (NECATOR_CHRI.G2249.T2); translated protein: MFQEPSSENEVSVARAIFNNESEFDEELPFEKGDVLRVLSERPEIEGISDGWWLCVDRNGRKGLAPANRLQVMHRFDKGFFQVANPLFDDFYMFNQQPGSPFDDPFFRERPRFFRRDMFDRFAPIRRMNSCDDALRGVGIVRNIPIRVEGQNVEPRNTDGFFAAVPNNAGGRGGYQRRFSESETGPSTPGELRRALSSGRLSPTDARAPISRNSADEEERRSIRSDIGPHRTLIIPSTIPGKIIEIPLGSVSLNSSRQDLMVPRNERDRSPKPESQMEKLTQRLRNLAKPFRNPSHSNEVVERDSKLRSSSPDSSGISADITDSNSGEDAKRASDLSSLSSVDPNSSISDSSEEPKLLPPAIVRHPRQPYLTRLTRENPVSTSVLQTMFDNIERPELKRFAEGNNGKEWLIPTTVEEDMRRNDSADWNLIPTTVAPSKTASGSDIVDEAVQARKRIVCSKMTECLRVIENSCSQIDKVTAPKLWRAPHLLQANLNSLRDAVTTAQEALDMFVDGTGRISIDRKNPKADEFDGLLKPLLDTRAQIATLRKNLDSAGWTVSVLSRDSESSHSMDALEQFIAALRKAPSDCRRLLQWTQLLIPSPTVIFLSPLTNIKPEFPKPIITSQLKTAEKSANSLGSPPFLDETKRLSSSSTSTVTSSDSSQPSSILVTKHNGDKPKGRVTFADEPRDRPSATSSVDSNGDYAKPMPSSSSRYGPPLSSVNRLQETRIIEEDDLESVVSEGESLYQDYAYLDDVVPGRSNGAVNFAFNGNISDEDRQLVRFYAPQLDQHTESLSLAVEEFLGTVENNLPPREFVQKGKLIILAAHKLIYIGDTVSQCVGDQSASNSLRQCADRLCELLKECVKATKLASEEYPELKSMQGMVDSIIAVSKTAHEMKLLVKRWC
- a CDS encoding hypothetical protein (NECATOR_CHRI.G2248.T2) → MGVIREIDVFSTIDGPVIHDWEIRVGPDTFGAFRAAGMRNRHVQLRLRPAMFRDHIAEATKCTFQMKVRDRQTGQELLTPEPCSITPPASERAHGFKVPIASAIGATLIQLYQAASFAGRVCEITTTITIPQSQFRVTDWEMLPPSTPLHLDWRFRLLDDKSCHDFLLICRDGQMYAPREALYFCSPFFREFFNGSGRDSEKMELMDVAVEAARTVVTYMVTSTFSAPPSISPSLARDIYNLGNRFDVMQLSGLMVAVERLGYMDVIENNELMDVLIEWFVTAHECHMNKIQNAAVAYLTTLHQAQYLSEYGDGEVPKPRLASERLNRGHGGFRTTPHQRVLNAQFSVSCVRQIERVEA
- a CDS encoding hypothetical protein (NECATOR_CHRI.G2249.T1) produces the protein MKEPMFQEPSSENEVSVARAIFNNESEFDEELPFEKGDVLRVLSERPEIEGISDGWWLCVDRNGRKGLAPANRLQVMHRFDKGFFQVANPLFDDFYMFNQQPGSPFDDPFFRERPRFFRRDMFDRFAPIRRMNSCDDALRGVGIVRNIPIRVEGQNVEPRNTDGFFAAVPNNAGGRGGYQRRFSESETGPSTPGELRRALSSGRLSPTDARAPISRNSADEEERRSIRSDIGPHRTLIIPSTIPGKIIEIPLGSVSLNSSRQDLMVPRNERDRSPKPESQMEKLTQRLRNLAKPFRNPSHSNEVVERDSKLRSSSPDSSGISADITDSNSGEDAKRASDLSSLSSVDPNSSISDSSEEPKLLPPAIVRHPRQPYLTRLTRENPVSTSVLQTMFDNIERPELKRFAEGNNGKEWLIPTTVEEDMRRNDSADWNLIPTTVAPSKTASGSDIVDEAVQARKRIVCSKMTECLRVIENSCSQIDKVTAPKLWRAPHLLQANLNSLRDAVTTAQEALDMFVDGTGRISIDRKNPKADEFDGLLKPLLDTRAQIATLRKNLDSAGWTVSVLSRDSESSHSMDALEQFIAALRKAPSDCRRLLQWTQLLIPSPTVIFLSPLTNIKPEFPKPIITSQLKTAEKSANSLGSPPFLDETKRLSSSSTSTVTSSDSSQPSSILVTKHNGDKPKGRVTFADEPRDRPSATSSVDSNGDYAKPMPSSSSRYGPPLSSVNRLQETRIIEEDDLESVVSEGESLYQDYAYLDDVVPGRSNGAVNFAFNGNISDEDRQLVRFYAPQLDQHTESLSLAVEEFLGTVENNLPPREFVQKGKLIILAAHKLIYIGDTVSQCVGDQSASNSLRQCADRLCELLKECVKATKLASEEYPELKSMQGMVDSIIAVSKTAHEMKLLVKRWC